AAACCGGAATCGAATGTATACCTGCACACAGGATTGCACGCTATAAAAAATAAACATAACCACATTAATAGATGAAAGTAATTTACGATGCTGCCACGGATGCAATAAACAAGGAAAAGCATGACGTTCCATTTACCCTACGACTAACTAGGATGATTTGCTAATAGTTTGGCGATAGAATCTGAGAAGAACAATAAAACGAACAGATATTTTTTTGGAACATACACTTAAATGGCGCAGTTAGAAAATATTGAAGCAATTGAAAAACGTCTTTGGGGCAGCGCCGATAATTTACGCGCCAACAGCAACTACGCCAGCAATGAATACTTCATGCCTGTCATGGGGCTTATTTTCCTGCGTCATGCCTACAGTCGCTATCTGGCCGTAAAACCGGACATAGAAGCTTCACTGCCCTCCCGTGGCGGCGTGACTCGGCCGCTGACTAAAGAAGATTTCTCCAGCAAGGGTGCCATCTTCCTTCAGGAGAAAGCGCAGTTCGACACCTTGGTAAACCTGCCCGATGCGGACGACCGTGCCCAAGCCGTCATCGACGCCATGGAGGCCATCGAGGCCGACTACGAAACCCTGAAAGGCATCCTGCCCAAGAGCGAATACCAAGAGCTGGATAACGACGTGCTCGGCAATCTGCTGCGCACCTTCAATGACCCCGCACTCAAGAAAGCCACGGGCGACATCTTTGGCCGTATCTACGAATACTTCCTGACCCAGTTTGCCAATCAGAGCGCCCACGACGGCGGCGAGTTCTTCACGCCCGTTTCACTGGTGCAGATGATCGTCAACTTTATCGAACCCGATCATGGATCAGTGATAGACCCGGCTTGCGGCTCTGGCGGTATGTTTGTGCAAAGCGCGCACTTCATCGAGAAGATGCACAAGAACCCGCAAGACGTCGCCACCTTCTATGGCGCGGAGAAAAACCCGACAACAATCCGCTTAGCCAAGATGAATTTGGCTGTGCATGGTCTGGAGGGAAAAATCCAGAAGGCGATTTCCTATTACGAAGACCCGCATGATTTTCTCGGCAAGGCTGATTTCGTCATGGCCAATCCGCCGTTCAACGTCGATGACGTGGACGCGGAGAAAATCAAAAACGACCCGCGCTTGCCTTTCGGCTTACCCGGTGTGAACAAGAAAGGCGCGGTTTCCAACGGCAATTACTTGTGGATTTCGTACTTCTACAGCTACCTGAGTAAAGCAGGCCGTGCGGGCTTCGTTATGTCCTCGCAGGCTTCCAGTGCCGGAGGGCAAGAAGCCGAAGTACGCCGCAAGCTGGTTGAAGGCGGGCATGTCGAAGGCATGATCGCCATTCGCTCCAACTTCTTTTATACGCGCTCCGTGCCGTGCGAGCTGTGGTTTTTGAACAAGAACAAGCCCGCAGGCATGAAAGACAAGGTGCTGATGTTGGATGCGCGTAACGTTTATACAAAAGTCACGCGCAAGATTTACGACTTCTCGCCGGAGCAACTGACCAACCTGACCTCCATTGTCTGGCTCTATCGCGGCCAGAAAGACCGCTTTTTGGCACTGGTGGAAAGTTACCTTTCACGCACGCTTGAGGATGCCAAAGCCGCCAAACCCGCGATGGATGCCTTCATTGCATCGTTCGGCAAACTGGCGGGCAAGCTGGAAAAGGTTGAAGAAGAAACCAGTAAGGCCTTTGAGCTGCTAGCTGGTGACATCAAGGCCTTCGAAAAAGCCATTGAGGCTGAAAACAAAGACTGGGAGAAAGCCCCGCGAGACAATGCGGGTTTACTGAGCGCCGCCAAAAAGCTGGAGCCATTGGCGGAAACCAGCCGCGATCTGATTAAACAGATCGACCAACTTTACAAACTCGCCGATAAACAAGCCAAACAAAGCGTCGAAAAAGGCTTGAACAAACTCATTAAAGAATTCGACGATGAGCGCAAAGCCGCCGTCGAGCAATTAAAGCAAGTGCGCTACATCTTCAAGCAGGCACACTGGCTGCAAGAGCGCTTCCCAGATGCCGAGCTGCGCGATGTCGAAGGTTTGGTCAAGCTGGTGGATGTTGCCGAGATCAAAGCCAATGACTGGAGCTTAACGCCCGGTCGCTATGTCGGCGTCGCGCCGGAAGAAGAAGACGAAGATTTCGACTTCGAGGAAACGTTGCGCGACATTCATATCGAACTGAAAGGCCTGAACGAAGAAGCCGCCATACTCGCCGCCCAAATCCAAAAGAATTTTGAGGAGTTGGGGATATGAGTCACTTTCAGGAAAAAACAATCGCGGAACTAATAGCTGAAAAGGCAATTTTGGCTATACAAGATGGAAACCACGGAGAGAAACACCCGAAGTCTACCGATTATGTCGAGGAAGGCATCCACTTTGTGATGGCAAACGACCTAAATTTTGGGACAGTTGACTTGAAGGGATGCAGCAAAATTCCAGAAAGTCTTGCATCCAAATTGCGTATTGGCTTTTCAGTAGAGGGTGATGTTCTACTCACGCACAAGGGAACCATTGGAAATGTCGCGATTGTTGGCAGTATTGCCCCTTACATTATGTTGACCCCGCAAGTCACATATTACAGAACTGATAACGAAAAACTTTCAAATAAATACTTAGCCTACGCATTCAGAGAGCCTAATTTTCAAAAGCGGATGAAGTCGTTGGCGCAACAGTCTACAAGGCCATATATCGGCATAACCGCTCAGCGAAATCTGAAGATTTTATGGACTGACAGAGAAAGACAAGAATCCGTAACGGAAATTATTTCAAAATACGACGACCTCATCGAAAACAACAAGCGGCGGATTGAATTGCTAGAGGAGTCTGCGCGGCAGCTTTACAAGGAATGGTTTGTGCGTTTCCGCTTCCCCGGCCATGAACACGTCAAAATTATTGATGGCGTGCCAGAGGGGTGGAGGATAACAACGCTCGGAGAAGTGTCTATTACAAATGCCCTGAGCCATAAAGCCAAAGAGCTACCAGAGGAAATTAACTACATCGACATTTCCTCGGTTTCGACAGGAAGAATTGAGACTAAAAGCAGAATGCCCGCAGAGGAAGCGCCAGGTAGAGCAAGAAGAATTGCACAACATGGCGATGTTATTTGGTCAAATGTGAGGCCGAACCTCAAAGCATATGCTCTTGTCCTGCATCCAGAAAACGAAGATGTATTCTCAACGGGATTTACGGTTATATCGGGGATGAGTATTCCATACTCATTTCTCTACAACTTTACGACCACAGACAATTTTGTCAGCCATCTTGTAAACCACACAACTGGTGCTAGCTACCCTGCCGTAAGGCCGCAGGACTTTGAAAGGGCTGAGCTTCTGCTGCCACCAAGACCTCTGCTAGATCAATTTCAAGAATATTGTGAGCCTAACTATGAGCTTGTATACATTCTTGCTGAACAAAGCAGCCAACTGGCTGCGGCGCGCGATGTTTTACTACCTAAACTCATGAGCGGGGAGATTGCTGTCTAATGGCTCCACTCAATGAAGATACGCTGGTTCAGGCCACGACAGCCGACTATCTGGAAGATCAGCTCGGCTGGGACAGCATCTACGCCTACAACAACGAGACCTTTGGAGCCGAGGGCACGCTCGGGCGACAGTCAGACAAAGATGTTGTTCTAACCCGCTATCTGGGCGAAGCACTGGTAAAACTCAATCCCGGTCTACCGAATGCAGCGTATCAAGATGCGCTGCGCCAGATCACCGAAGCGCCTGTCACCGAAAACACGCTGCAAATCAATTTTGAACAGTACGAGCTGGTTAAAAACGGGGTATTGGTGCAGTTCCGCAATGCCAGGGGTGAGCTGGAGAGAAAGCGCCTAAAAATTTTCGATTTCGAAAATCCCGAAAATAATCACTTTCTTTGTGTGCGCGAGCTGTGGGTGCGTGGCGATATTTACCGCCGACGCGCCGACATCGTTGGTTTTGTCAATGGCCTTCCCTTGATGTTTATCGAGTGCAAAACCATTCACAAAGACATCCGCCATGCTTTTGAAAAGAATTTCTCCGACTACAAAGACACCATCCCGCATTTGTTCCACCACAACGCCTTTGTGATTTTGGGCAATGGCGTGGATGCGAAAATCGGCTCCCTTTCCAGCAAGTTCGAGCATTTCAATGACTGGAAGCGCTTGGCCGAGGAAGAAGCGGGCGTGGTGGATATGGAGACCTTACTCAAAGGCGTTTGTAACAAGCGTAACTTTCTCGATCTGTTTGAAAATTTCATCCTGTTTGATGAAAGCAAGGGCAAGCTGGCCAAGATCGTTGCGCGAAACCACCAGTTTCTGGGCGTCAATCGTGCTGTCGAAGCGGTAAAGACGCGCTCAGAACGCAAAGGGAAACTTGGCGTATTTTGGCACACCCAAGGATCGGGTAAGTCTTATTCCATTGCTTATTTCTCCCGCAAGATACACCGCAAAATCGGCGGCAATTTCACCTTCCTGATCTGTACCGACCGGGAGGACTTGGATAAGCAAATTTACAACACCTTTGCAGGTTGCGGTCTTGTCGATAACGATCAAGACCCATGCCGTGCCGGATCGGGCGATCA
The DNA window shown above is from Nitrosomonas sp. Is35 and carries:
- a CDS encoding N-6 DNA methylase, giving the protein MAQLENIEAIEKRLWGSADNLRANSNYASNEYFMPVMGLIFLRHAYSRYLAVKPDIEASLPSRGGVTRPLTKEDFSSKGAIFLQEKAQFDTLVNLPDADDRAQAVIDAMEAIEADYETLKGILPKSEYQELDNDVLGNLLRTFNDPALKKATGDIFGRIYEYFLTQFANQSAHDGGEFFTPVSLVQMIVNFIEPDHGSVIDPACGSGGMFVQSAHFIEKMHKNPQDVATFYGAEKNPTTIRLAKMNLAVHGLEGKIQKAISYYEDPHDFLGKADFVMANPPFNVDDVDAEKIKNDPRLPFGLPGVNKKGAVSNGNYLWISYFYSYLSKAGRAGFVMSSQASSAGGQEAEVRRKLVEGGHVEGMIAIRSNFFYTRSVPCELWFLNKNKPAGMKDKVLMLDARNVYTKVTRKIYDFSPEQLTNLTSIVWLYRGQKDRFLALVESYLSRTLEDAKAAKPAMDAFIASFGKLAGKLEKVEEETSKAFELLAGDIKAFEKAIEAENKDWEKAPRDNAGLLSAAKKLEPLAETSRDLIKQIDQLYKLADKQAKQSVEKGLNKLIKEFDDERKAAVEQLKQVRYIFKQAHWLQERFPDAELRDVEGLVKLVDVAEIKANDWSLTPGRYVGVAPEEEDEDFDFEETLRDIHIELKGLNEEAAILAAQIQKNFEELGI
- a CDS encoding restriction endonuclease subunit S; protein product: MSHFQEKTIAELIAEKAILAIQDGNHGEKHPKSTDYVEEGIHFVMANDLNFGTVDLKGCSKIPESLASKLRIGFSVEGDVLLTHKGTIGNVAIVGSIAPYIMLTPQVTYYRTDNEKLSNKYLAYAFREPNFQKRMKSLAQQSTRPYIGITAQRNLKILWTDRERQESVTEIISKYDDLIENNKRRIELLEESARQLYKEWFVRFRFPGHEHVKIIDGVPEGWRITTLGEVSITNALSHKAKELPEEINYIDISSVSTGRIETKSRMPAEEAPGRARRIAQHGDVIWSNVRPNLKAYALVLHPENEDVFSTGFTVISGMSIPYSFLYNFTTTDNFVSHLVNHTTGASYPAVRPQDFERAELLLPPRPLLDQFQEYCEPNYELVYILAEQSSQLAAARDVLLPKLMSGEIAV